In one Apteryx mantelli isolate bAptMan1 chromosome 9, bAptMan1.hap1, whole genome shotgun sequence genomic region, the following are encoded:
- the P2RY13 gene encoding P2Y purinoceptor 13 yields the protein MGEFTNESIISNSSGAPSSAPCHRDTRITHVVFPVLYTLVFLLGLTLNSLAFWAFFHIPSTSTFIVYLKNTLVSDFIMTLMLPLKILTDSGLGPWQLKAFVCRFSAVVFYETMYISIVLLGLIAFDRFLKIVRPFGKFWVQNITSAKILAGLVWLFFFVLSLPNMILSNKKATPQSVKKCASLKNDFGLKWHEAVNYICQLVFWTVLILMLLFYVVIAKKVYESYTKTQRKDNKSQKKIKGKVFIIFTVFFLCFAPFHFSRVPYTLSQTRSRMDCRRQNQLFVAKESTLWLAATNVCMDPLIYMFLCKPFVEKMLCRRVQMLTKTTHTNPTPEPDTRVSATGS from the coding sequence ATGGGAGAATTCACAAACGAGAGTATCATCAGTAACTCCAGTGGAGCACCCTCCTCCGCACCGTGCCACCGGGACACCAGGATTACCCACGTGGTGTTCCCAGTACTATACACGCTTGTCTTCCTTCTGGGACTTACACTGAACAGCTTGGCTTTTTGGGCTTTCTTCCATATTCCAAGCACATCAACTTTCATTGTCTACTTGAAAAATACATTAGTTTCTGATTTTATAATGACCCTGATGCTTCCTCTGAAAATCCTTACAGACTCTGGCCTGGGACCATGGCAACTCAAAGCATTTGTTTGCCGTTTTTCAGCTGTGGTATTTTATGAAACCATGTATATTAGTATCGTACTACTTGGTCTCATTGCTTTTGACAGGTTTCTCAAGATTGTGAGACCTTTTGGGAAGTTCTGGGTGCAAAACATTACCTCAGCAAAAATTCTTGCGGGCCTGGTTTggctctttttctttgttctctctctgccAAATATGATCTTATCAAACAAGAAAGCGACGCCTCAATCTGTGAAGAAGTGTGCCTCGCTGAAGAACGACTTTGGGCTGAAGTGGCACGAAGCCGTCAATTACATCTGTCAGCTAGTCTTCTGGACTGTCCTAATCCTCATGCTGCTGTTCTACGTCGTTATTGCCAAGAAGGTATACGAGTCTTACACAAAGACACAGAGGAAAGATAACAAAAGCCAAAAGAAGATAAAGGGGAAAGTATTCAtcatttttactgtgtttttcctgtgttttgcccCGTTTCACTTCAGTAGGGTCCCTTACACTCTAAGTCAGACCAGGAGCAGGATGGACTGCCGCCGGCAGAACCAGCTTTTCGTGGCCAAGGAAAGCACGCTGTGGCTCGCTGCCACGAACGTCTGCATGGATCCTCTGATATACATGTTCCTGTGCAAGCCGTTTGTAGAAAAGATGCTATGCAGAAGAGTACAGATGCTCACAAAAACAACGCATACAAACCCCACGCCCGAACCGGACACAAGAGTGTCAGccactggatcttga
- the P2RY12 gene encoding P2Y purinoceptor 12 translates to MKATNNFSYFRNDSNCTSDNKISQVIFPLLYTILFLVGITMNGLATWIFFKISSKSNFIIFLKNTVISDILMVLTFPFKILSDAKLVPWVLRGFVCQVTQVVFYFTMYISILFLGLITIDRYQKATSPFRTSTTRSLLGAKILSTAIWISMFTLSLPNMILTNKKKTPKNVKKCALLKSEFGLVWHETVNYICQLIFWVNLAVIVVCYILITKELYKSYKRTKCTGKAASKKTVNLKVFIIIAVFFICFVPFHFTRIPYTLSQTRHVFECSAQKTLFYLKESTLWLTSLNACLDPFIYFFLCKSFRKSLLNMLCKHTMPSQLRTRTAEQNEGDDTEETPV, encoded by the coding sequence ATGAAAGCCACAAACAACTTCAGCTACTTTAGAAACGACAGCAACTGTACCAGTGATAACAAAATCAGTCAagtcatttttcctttgctttataCAATTCTGTTTCTGGTGGGTATCACCATGAATGGCCTGGCAACATGGatcttttttaaaatatccagTAAATCCAATTTCATCATCTTCCTCAAGAACACAGTAATTTCTGACATCCTCATGGTCCtaacttttccatttaaaatccTTAGTGATGCAAAGCTGGTACCATGGGTACTGAGAGGATTTGTATGCCAGGTCACCCAGGTTGTGTTTTACTTCACCATGTACATTAGCATTTTGTTTCTTGGTCTAATAACTATTGATCGCTATCAGAAAGCCACTTCGCCATTCAGAACATCAACCACAAGGAGCCTTTTAGGTGCCAAGATCCTGTCCACAGCAATTTGGATATCAATGTTTACTCTTTCATTACCCAACATGATtctaacaaacaagaaaaaaacacctAAGAACGTAAAGAAGTGTGCTCTCTTGAAATCTGAGTTTGGCTTAGTCTGGCATGAAACTGTAAACTATATTTGTCAATTGATCTTCTGGGTTAATTTAGCAGTCATAGTTGTATGTTACATACTCATAACTAAAGAACTGTACAAATCCTATAAAAGGACAAAATgcacaggaaaagcagcatccaaaAAGACTGTAAATCTGAAGGTTTTTATCATTATTGCAGTGTTCTTTATTTGTTTTGTGCCTTTCCATTTTACTAGAATTCCCTACACTTTGAGCCAAACAAGACATGTTTTTGAATGCTCTGCTCAGAAGACCTTGTTTTACTTGAAAGAGAGCACGCTCTGGCTGACATCACTAAATGCCTGTCTAGACCCAttcatatacttttttctttgcaaatcctTTAGAAAGTCCTTGCTAAACATGCTGTGCAAACACACAATGCCGTCACAACTCAGAACGCGGACTGCAGAGCAGAATGAAGGAGACGACACAGAGGAGACTCCAGTATAG